The genomic segment AGTGTTTCGGCCAAGCCACGCCTTTGGGCAGCGTGACCGAGCCATCGCCGTACATCTCCTCCAGATGTTCGGCGATCTGTGGTACGTCAGAACAATCAAAAGACCTCACGGCGGCACCTCGAAGAGTAGCAGTCGTGACGTCTGTTTGAGCGTCGAACCGCGCCTCCACGAGGAACGCCCCTTGCAAGCGCGCCTCCCTGAGGAACGCCACTTGCAAGCGCGCCTCCCAGAGGTCTGCACCCTGCAGGCGCGCCCGCCCAAGGTTTGCCCCCTGCAACCGTGCCTCCCAGAGGTTTGCCCCCTGCGACCGCACCTCCACGAGGCTCGCCCTCTGCAACCGCGCCTCCCAAAGTTGCGTTCCCTGCAGGCGCGCTTTCCAGAAGTTTGCCCCCTGTAAGCGCGCCTCTACGAGATTCGCGCCTTGCAACCGTGTCAGCACAAGGTTTGCGCCCTGCAATTGGGCTTCCCCGACGTCCGCGCCCTGCAAACGCGCATCCCAGAGGTTCGCGCCCCGCAACTGCGCTCCCCCAAGGTCCGCCCCCTGCAAAAAGCTTCCGGTGAGTTTCGCGCCGTTCAAGTTCAACCCCGACAAGTCGGCGCCGCGCAGATCGGCATTGCGCAGGTCTAGCCGGTAGCCCTCGTAGCCGTGTAAGGATTTCTCCCAATCTCCGAGGGCCTTAAGATAGGCATCGAGCGCCGAAGGGTCGTGGCCATCCTCCGGCCCGTCATACTCGGGGCACTGAAGATCGAAGATGAACGCGGCATCCTCCGCCGCGTCTCCACGCCGGGCCTCTAACAGCCGCTCTTCCGGCCGCCGTCGCCCCAGCACCGTCAGTGCCACCTGGATGTCCTCGCGCGGCTTCAGCCCGACTTGGGCCCTCCTTTGCGCCTCGCGGAAGGCCTCCAGCCGCTCCCCCCAATCTGCCTCCAGCGGCCCGTCGTCCTCGCTCTCCTTGATCTCCAACTGGGGCCAGTCGTCGGTTTGCGGTGCCGGGGCGTTCTGCCGGATATAGGCGCAGAGGATTTCCATGATCTGCACATGGTCCCGGTCACCGTCCTGCGCGATCCGCTCCAGCGCATAGATTGCCCCGATGCGCACTTCGAGGTTGGGTCTCGTGCGATCCGCAACCTTCCACTCGCCGCGTTCGACATTTTGGGCACCTTCAGGCAGTTTGAAATCTTCGTCCCGCCCCTCGAATCCTGTGCGAACCTCCCCGTCCAGTTTGTACGTTACATTACGCCAAACCCGGCTGACGACCTTCTCGGTTCCCAGCCCTTCCACTGCCTTGTTGATCCGGTCGGTGATATGCCCCTGTTCAGCCACGTCCGCCTGTTTCTGAGCGACGATAGCGCGCCAAATGACGAAAGGCGCGCCAAGCAGGGCGACGATCACCGCTCCAGTGCCAAACCCGGCGCGCGGCGCATCGAGCCCGAAATCGAAGAGAGCATGGCCCAACATCACGAAGGCGGCAGAAAGGGCCATTGCGAAAAGCAGGAACATCACGATCGAGAAGAGCGGCCCGAGCCATCGTGCCACAGTCCAGACCGGACGGCGGTTCAAACCGAACCAACCGAGAATATCGGGTTTGTCAGATCGGCTCACAAAATGCCTCGCCTAATACAATTCTGAACAACTTACCCGCGAAACTCCAAATCCCCAACCCGACACAAACACCGACAAAATACCGACGTTATACCGACGCGATACCGACACCCGTTTCCCGCCTTGCAAATACCTCCCCCCGGACTTAGGTTCCGGCAAAATTTCCGCGGCCAAGGCCGCCTTCAACCGACAAGGAAAGCGCGCATGGAAGCCCTTGGCCAGTTCGTCCCCCTCATCCTGATCTTCGCCATCATGTGGTTCCTGCTGATCCGGCCTCAGCAGAAAAAACTCAAGGAACACAAGGCGATGGTCCAGGCTCTTCGCCGTGGCGACCAGGTCGTCACGCAAGGCGGGCTGATCGGCAAGGTCTCCAAGGTCAAGGACGAGGACGAGATCGAGGTCGAGATCGCCCAGGGGGTCAAGGTACGGGTCGTCAAGTCGACCGTGGCCCAGGTTCTGTCGAAGACCG from the Roseovarius indicus genome contains:
- a CDS encoding pentapeptide repeat-containing protein → MNRRPVWTVARWLGPLFSIVMFLLFAMALSAAFVMLGHALFDFGLDAPRAGFGTGAVIVALLGAPFVIWRAIVAQKQADVAEQGHITDRINKAVEGLGTEKVVSRVWRNVTYKLDGEVRTGFEGRDEDFKLPEGAQNVERGEWKVADRTRPNLEVRIGAIYALERIAQDGDRDHVQIMEILCAYIRQNAPAPQTDDWPQLEIKESEDDGPLEADWGERLEAFREAQRRAQVGLKPREDIQVALTVLGRRRPEERLLEARRGDAAEDAAFIFDLQCPEYDGPEDGHDPSALDAYLKALGDWEKSLHGYEGYRLDLRNADLRGADLSGLNLNGAKLTGSFLQGADLGGAQLRGANLWDARLQGADVGEAQLQGANLVLTRLQGANLVEARLQGANFWKARLQGTQLWEARLQRASLVEVRSQGANLWEARLQGANLGRARLQGADLWEARLQVAFLREARLQGAFLVEARFDAQTDVTTATLRGAAVRSFDCSDVPQIAEHLEEMYGDGSVTLPKGVAWPKHWPEHALDGVAETEDGERIGLFIYEWRKWQADPGAYEPPKDADEG
- the yajC gene encoding preprotein translocase subunit YajC is translated as MEALGQFVPLILIFAIMWFLLIRPQQKKLKEHKAMVQALRRGDQVVTQGGLIGKVSKVKDEDEIEVEIAQGVKVRVVKSTVAQVLSKTEPAES